Proteins from one Sarcophilus harrisii chromosome 2, mSarHar1.11, whole genome shotgun sequence genomic window:
- the CUTC gene encoding copper homeostasis protein cutC homolog isoform X4 — MKRRALSKDRKRTRATMVPPEMTSGFLMEVCVDSVESAINAERGGAGRVELCSGLLEGGTTPSMGVLQVIKQCVQIPVFVMIRPRGGDFLYSDREVEVMKADIHLAKLYGADGLVLGALTEDGHVDTELCMELLSSCRPLPVTFHRAFDMVQDPVLALETLLTLGFERVLTSGCDSSALEGLPMIKQLIEQAKGKIVVMPGGGITERNLQRILEGSGATEFHCSARSARDSGMKFRNTSVAMGASLSSSEYCSKVTDVAKVRTLTAIAKSVL, encoded by the exons ATGAAGAGGCGGGCGCTCTCCAAGGATCGGAAGCGAACCCGGGCCACTATGGTGCCGCCAG AAATGACAAGTGGATTTCTTATGGAGGTATGTGTGGATTCAGTGGAGTCGGCTATAAATGCGGAGAGAGGAG GTGCTGGCCGCGTTGAATTGTGTTCTGGTTTGCTGGAAGGAGGAACTACACCCAGCATGG GTGTTCTACAAGTGATTAAGCAGTGTGTTCAGATCCCTGTCTTTGTGATGATCCGACCACGTGGAGGTGATTTTTTATATTCAGATCGTGAAGTAGAGGTCATGAAAGCAGACATCCACCTTGCCAAGCTTTATGGAGCTGATGGGTTGGTATTAGGAGCATTGACTGAAGATGGACATGTGGATACCGAACTCTGCATGGAACTTTTAT CTAGTTGCCGTCCCCTGCCAGTCACTTTCCACCGAG cCTTTGATATGGTTCAGGATCCAGTGCTGGCTCTAGAAACTCTTTTGACCTTGGGATTTGAACGTGTGTTGACCAGTGGTTGTGACAGCTCAGCATTAGAAGGACTGCCTATGATAAAACAACTCATAGAACAG gcaAAAGGCAAGATTGTGGTAATGccag GGGGCGGCATAACTGAGAGAAACCTGCAGAGGATCCTCGAGGGCTCGGGCGCCACCGAGTTCCACTGCTCTGCGCGCTCCGCCAGGGACTCGGGCATGAAGTTCCG AAACACTTCTGTGGCCATGGGCGCTTCCCTTTCCAGCTCGGAATATTGCTCAAAGGTGACAGATGTGGCAAAAGTGAGGACCTTGACTGCCATCGCAAAGAGCGTTCTATAA
- the CUTC gene encoding copper homeostasis protein cutC homolog isoform X3: protein MKRRALSKDRKRTRATMVPPEMTSGFLMEVCVDSVESAINAERGGKRGAGRVELCSGLLEGGTTPSMGVLQVIKQCVQIPVFVMIRPRGGDFLYSDREVEVMKADIHLAKLYGADGLVLGALTEDGHVDTELCMELLSSCRPLPVTFHRAFDMVQDPVLALETLLTLGFERVLTSGCDSSALEGLPMIKQLIEQAKGKIVVMPGGGITERNLQRILEGSGATEFHCSARSARDSGMKFRNTSVAMGASLSSSEYCSKVTDVAKVRTLTAIAKSVL from the exons ATGAAGAGGCGGGCGCTCTCCAAGGATCGGAAGCGAACCCGGGCCACTATGGTGCCGCCAG AAATGACAAGTGGATTTCTTATGGAGGTATGTGTGGATTCAGTGGAGTCGGCTATAAATGCGGAGAGAGGAGGTAAAAGAG GTGCTGGCCGCGTTGAATTGTGTTCTGGTTTGCTGGAAGGAGGAACTACACCCAGCATGG GTGTTCTACAAGTGATTAAGCAGTGTGTTCAGATCCCTGTCTTTGTGATGATCCGACCACGTGGAGGTGATTTTTTATATTCAGATCGTGAAGTAGAGGTCATGAAAGCAGACATCCACCTTGCCAAGCTTTATGGAGCTGATGGGTTGGTATTAGGAGCATTGACTGAAGATGGACATGTGGATACCGAACTCTGCATGGAACTTTTAT CTAGTTGCCGTCCCCTGCCAGTCACTTTCCACCGAG cCTTTGATATGGTTCAGGATCCAGTGCTGGCTCTAGAAACTCTTTTGACCTTGGGATTTGAACGTGTGTTGACCAGTGGTTGTGACAGCTCAGCATTAGAAGGACTGCCTATGATAAAACAACTCATAGAACAG gcaAAAGGCAAGATTGTGGTAATGccag GGGGCGGCATAACTGAGAGAAACCTGCAGAGGATCCTCGAGGGCTCGGGCGCCACCGAGTTCCACTGCTCTGCGCGCTCCGCCAGGGACTCGGGCATGAAGTTCCG AAACACTTCTGTGGCCATGGGCGCTTCCCTTTCCAGCTCGGAATATTGCTCAAAGGTGACAGATGTGGCAAAAGTGAGGACCTTGACTGCCATCGCAAAGAGCGTTCTATAA
- the CUTC gene encoding copper homeostasis protein cutC homolog isoform X5, whose protein sequence is MKRRALSKDRKRTRATMVPPGAGRVELCSGLLEGGTTPSMGVLQVIKQCVQIPVFVMIRPRGGDFLYSDREVEVMKADIHLAKLYGADGLVLGALTEDGHVDTELCMELLSSCRPLPVTFHRAFDMVQDPVLALETLLTLGFERVLTSGCDSSALEGLPMIKQLIEQAKGKIVVMPGGGITERNLQRILEGSGATEFHCSARSARDSGMKFRNTSVAMGASLSSSEYCSKVTDVAKVRTLTAIAKSVL, encoded by the exons ATGAAGAGGCGGGCGCTCTCCAAGGATCGGAAGCGAACCCGGGCCACTATGGTGCCGCCAG GTGCTGGCCGCGTTGAATTGTGTTCTGGTTTGCTGGAAGGAGGAACTACACCCAGCATGG GTGTTCTACAAGTGATTAAGCAGTGTGTTCAGATCCCTGTCTTTGTGATGATCCGACCACGTGGAGGTGATTTTTTATATTCAGATCGTGAAGTAGAGGTCATGAAAGCAGACATCCACCTTGCCAAGCTTTATGGAGCTGATGGGTTGGTATTAGGAGCATTGACTGAAGATGGACATGTGGATACCGAACTCTGCATGGAACTTTTAT CTAGTTGCCGTCCCCTGCCAGTCACTTTCCACCGAG cCTTTGATATGGTTCAGGATCCAGTGCTGGCTCTAGAAACTCTTTTGACCTTGGGATTTGAACGTGTGTTGACCAGTGGTTGTGACAGCTCAGCATTAGAAGGACTGCCTATGATAAAACAACTCATAGAACAG gcaAAAGGCAAGATTGTGGTAATGccag GGGGCGGCATAACTGAGAGAAACCTGCAGAGGATCCTCGAGGGCTCGGGCGCCACCGAGTTCCACTGCTCTGCGCGCTCCGCCAGGGACTCGGGCATGAAGTTCCG AAACACTTCTGTGGCCATGGGCGCTTCCCTTTCCAGCTCGGAATATTGCTCAAAGGTGACAGATGTGGCAAAAGTGAGGACCTTGACTGCCATCGCAAAGAGCGTTCTATAA
- the CUTC gene encoding copper homeostasis protein cutC homolog isoform X2 — protein MRWGGLGSFVSVTVPVFPPSRAGSTLRYPRIRPGIIHHPSEMTSGFLMEVCVDSVESAINAERGGAGRVELCSGLLEGGTTPSMGVLQVIKQCVQIPVFVMIRPRGGDFLYSDREVEVMKADIHLAKLYGADGLVLGALTEDGHVDTELCMELLSSCRPLPVTFHRAFDMVQDPVLALETLLTLGFERVLTSGCDSSALEGLPMIKQLIEQAKGKIVVMPGGGITERNLQRILEGSGATEFHCSARSARDSGMKFRNTSVAMGASLSSSEYCSKVTDVAKVRTLTAIAKSVL, from the exons atgagatggGGAGGACTAGGCAGCTTCGTGTCGGTAACTGTCCCTGTGTTCCCACCAAGCAGAGCAGGCAGCACGTTACGGTATCCCCGGATCCGCCCTGGGATTATTCATCATCCGTCTG AAATGACAAGTGGATTTCTTATGGAGGTATGTGTGGATTCAGTGGAGTCGGCTATAAATGCGGAGAGAGGAG GTGCTGGCCGCGTTGAATTGTGTTCTGGTTTGCTGGAAGGAGGAACTACACCCAGCATGG GTGTTCTACAAGTGATTAAGCAGTGTGTTCAGATCCCTGTCTTTGTGATGATCCGACCACGTGGAGGTGATTTTTTATATTCAGATCGTGAAGTAGAGGTCATGAAAGCAGACATCCACCTTGCCAAGCTTTATGGAGCTGATGGGTTGGTATTAGGAGCATTGACTGAAGATGGACATGTGGATACCGAACTCTGCATGGAACTTTTAT CTAGTTGCCGTCCCCTGCCAGTCACTTTCCACCGAG cCTTTGATATGGTTCAGGATCCAGTGCTGGCTCTAGAAACTCTTTTGACCTTGGGATTTGAACGTGTGTTGACCAGTGGTTGTGACAGCTCAGCATTAGAAGGACTGCCTATGATAAAACAACTCATAGAACAG gcaAAAGGCAAGATTGTGGTAATGccag GGGGCGGCATAACTGAGAGAAACCTGCAGAGGATCCTCGAGGGCTCGGGCGCCACCGAGTTCCACTGCTCTGCGCGCTCCGCCAGGGACTCGGGCATGAAGTTCCG AAACACTTCTGTGGCCATGGGCGCTTCCCTTTCCAGCTCGGAATATTGCTCAAAGGTGACAGATGTGGCAAAAGTGAGGACCTTGACTGCCATCGCAAAGAGCGTTCTATAA
- the CUTC gene encoding copper homeostasis protein cutC homolog isoform X1, producing the protein MRWGGLGSFVSVTVPVFPPSRAGSTLRYPRIRPGIIHHPSEMTSGFLMEVCVDSVESAINAERGGKRGAGRVELCSGLLEGGTTPSMGVLQVIKQCVQIPVFVMIRPRGGDFLYSDREVEVMKADIHLAKLYGADGLVLGALTEDGHVDTELCMELLSSCRPLPVTFHRAFDMVQDPVLALETLLTLGFERVLTSGCDSSALEGLPMIKQLIEQAKGKIVVMPGGGITERNLQRILEGSGATEFHCSARSARDSGMKFRNTSVAMGASLSSSEYCSKVTDVAKVRTLTAIAKSVL; encoded by the exons atgagatggGGAGGACTAGGCAGCTTCGTGTCGGTAACTGTCCCTGTGTTCCCACCAAGCAGAGCAGGCAGCACGTTACGGTATCCCCGGATCCGCCCTGGGATTATTCATCATCCGTCTG AAATGACAAGTGGATTTCTTATGGAGGTATGTGTGGATTCAGTGGAGTCGGCTATAAATGCGGAGAGAGGAGGTAAAAGAG GTGCTGGCCGCGTTGAATTGTGTTCTGGTTTGCTGGAAGGAGGAACTACACCCAGCATGG GTGTTCTACAAGTGATTAAGCAGTGTGTTCAGATCCCTGTCTTTGTGATGATCCGACCACGTGGAGGTGATTTTTTATATTCAGATCGTGAAGTAGAGGTCATGAAAGCAGACATCCACCTTGCCAAGCTTTATGGAGCTGATGGGTTGGTATTAGGAGCATTGACTGAAGATGGACATGTGGATACCGAACTCTGCATGGAACTTTTAT CTAGTTGCCGTCCCCTGCCAGTCACTTTCCACCGAG cCTTTGATATGGTTCAGGATCCAGTGCTGGCTCTAGAAACTCTTTTGACCTTGGGATTTGAACGTGTGTTGACCAGTGGTTGTGACAGCTCAGCATTAGAAGGACTGCCTATGATAAAACAACTCATAGAACAG gcaAAAGGCAAGATTGTGGTAATGccag GGGGCGGCATAACTGAGAGAAACCTGCAGAGGATCCTCGAGGGCTCGGGCGCCACCGAGTTCCACTGCTCTGCGCGCTCCGCCAGGGACTCGGGCATGAAGTTCCG AAACACTTCTGTGGCCATGGGCGCTTCCCTTTCCAGCTCGGAATATTGCTCAAAGGTGACAGATGTGGCAAAAGTGAGGACCTTGACTGCCATCGCAAAGAGCGTTCTATAA